The nucleotide window GCAGGGCGCAGATGACTTGGGTCTGGCGATCCATGCGGGCAAAGCCGGAATCGATTTTGCGGATGCGCGAAAAACGCAGCGCCATTTCGCCGGTGAAATGATGGTGTCCGGCAGTGAAGTAGCCCATATCTTCCGTTTTGTCGTCAATTGGGCGGCCATCTACGGCTTCGGGCAGGTAAATATCAATCCCGCCGACCGCATCAACCATTTTGGTGAAGGTGAACATATTGACCGTGCCGTAGTGATCGACATAGAGATCAAAATTTTGCGCCAGCGTACGCGCCATCAGGCCGGGGCCGCCGCCGGGGCCGTCGTAGTAACCCATGCCCTCGGTGCCGTAAAAGTACGATTGGTTGAGTTTGCCGTGGGTGATGTCGTAGTGGTCTTCGATGCCGGGGATTTCAACCCACAGGTCGCGTGGCAGAGAGAGTACGGTGACTTTTGGGGTGACAAAATCGACGCGCACAATCCGAATGACATCGGCCAAGCCGTAGGTATAGTCGTTAATGTCCACGCCCAGGGCTAAAACTGTCATTACCTGGGGGCCGCCACACAGGGGTTCGGGTGTGGATGTGGGTTCCGGGGTGATCGTCTCGGTGGCTTGTGGAAGTTCTGTAGCGACTTTCTGCCCGGTTGAGCTGGCATTTGTGGCCGCGAGTGGATCGGTGGCGGTCAGGCTGGGAACAACGCTGGGGGGGATTACCGCAGTGGGGGTATCTAGCTCCAGGCTGGGTGCCAGGGGGGTGTTCCAGTTTTTCAGCAGGGGGAAGCCATAAACAATCCCAGCGCTGACGAGGGCGATAAGCAGAATACCAATAAGGATGTTGCGGATGATTTTCTTGTTCATTGGCTGATGATTATATCACCCCGCGAGGGGTATAATTGCGGAGTTCTTCAGGACGAAACTTATGACTGAGTGCGAAACTCCAATTACGTCGTCATCCGAACAATACCAGCACGGTACGCGTCTGCGTGCGGCCCTTTGGGAGAATAACTCCCCGCCATCGCTGCGCATTCAGGCTGAGGTGTATCAACTGCATCTTGAAACCATCGGTCATCCGCCGCGTGGGAGTTGGGCAAAACGCGGTTTTGATTTTCTGCTCTCATTGGTGGTATTGGTAATCTCAGCCCCGATTTGGTTGTTGATTTCAGCTCTGATTTGGCTGGAAGACCCCGGTCCGATTTTCTTCATCAAAAACTCGGTTGGCAAAGGGGGGAAGAACTTTTATCAACTAAAATTCCGCACCATGCAAAAGGATGCCGAAAGCACAACCGGCCCGGTGATGGCGCGCGTCAATGATGGTCGCACGTTGCGCATTGGGCGATTTTTACGCAAAACGGCATTGGATGAACTCCCTCAGTTGGTCAATATTTTTCTCGGGCAGATGTCATTTGTCGGCCCGCGCCCACAGCGCACAGTGTTGGTGTATGAATATTTGCAAAATATGCCTGAATTTGCCGAGCGTCATCGCGTGCTGCCTGGCCTGGCAGGTCTGGCGCAGGTAGTGGGCAGTTACTACATCACCCCGCGCCAAAAACTGCGCTTCGACCGCATCTACGCTCGCCATGCCAGCCTTGGTTTCGATATTAAATTAATTATTTTAGCTCTGCTGATTGTCTTCTATTTGCGCTGGAAGCCCGGCTGGAATGGGCGCATTCCGCGCCGCTGGGTCAGGTTTGGTACGAAATAGTGCATCGTTGGATTCTGCAATATTTTCTTGACGATAGTTGCCCACTAGTGTAAGCTATATTAGTCTTTTGTGGATTAGCGAGTATGTCTTGATGATTTCATTATTGAAAGCCACGAGAGATTAGAAAATAAGGATTGAGTTGATAATCTTTCCGTTGGGGGATGCAAGGAAGCCCGCAACAATTTGGAAAGGAGGGACATATCCGGCTGATATATTCATTTTTCACTCCCTGTAACTCTCTGATTGTTCATCGATTTTAGCAAGACGACACCCCGTCCGCTTGCGGCGGAGTAGTCATTAGATCCCGGTTGCACTTGGGACTTGAATCCAAGAAGGAAATAC belongs to Chloroflexota bacterium and includes:
- a CDS encoding sugar transferase; translated protein: MTECETPITSSSEQYQHGTRLRAALWENNSPPSLRIQAEVYQLHLETIGHPPRGSWAKRGFDFLLSLVVLVISAPIWLLISALIWLEDPGPIFFIKNSVGKGGKNFYQLKFRTMQKDAESTTGPVMARVNDGRTLRIGRFLRKTALDELPQLVNIFLGQMSFVGPRPQRTVLVYEYLQNMPEFAERHRVLPGLAGLAQVVGSYYITPRQKLRFDRIYARHASLGFDIKLIILALLIVFYLRWKPGWNGRIPRRWVRFGTK